Proteins encoded in a region of the Myxococcales bacterium genome:
- the rfbD gene encoding dTDP-4-dehydrorhamnose reductase, producing the protein MTIVIVGGSGQLGRALMRSGAAVGRPMVGLDRAALDVTDPDEIAAALDAYAPTAVVNAAAYTAVDRAEVDRLAAFAVNATGAGLLARACAARGVRLVHVSTDHVFDGRAGRPYREDDPVAPVNVYGASKAAGERAVLAAGGTVVRTSWLFAPDGWGFVPAIVRAAVATAPIRAIADRHGRPTCVDDLAPALVALLDAPAGVYHYAGAGVTTWHGLACAIVEALGADATVEPIAAAAWPAQAPRPVAAVLDTARVEALSVPVPSWRPGLARAVAALRARASAE; encoded by the coding sequence GTGACGATCGTCATCGTCGGTGGCAGCGGGCAGCTCGGGCGCGCGCTGATGCGGTCCGGCGCGGCGGTCGGGCGGCCGATGGTCGGGCTCGACCGAGCGGCCCTCGACGTCACCGATCCCGACGAGATCGCGGCGGCGCTCGACGCCTACGCCCCGACCGCGGTGGTGAACGCGGCGGCCTACACCGCGGTCGATCGCGCCGAGGTCGACCGCCTGGCGGCGTTCGCGGTCAACGCGACCGGCGCCGGGCTGCTGGCGCGCGCGTGCGCGGCGCGCGGCGTGCGGCTGGTACACGTGTCGACTGATCACGTGTTCGACGGTCGCGCCGGGCGGCCGTACCGCGAGGACGATCCCGTGGCGCCGGTGAACGTCTACGGGGCCAGCAAGGCCGCGGGCGAGCGGGCGGTGCTGGCGGCCGGGGGCACGGTCGTGCGGACCTCGTGGTTGTTCGCGCCCGACGGCTGGGGCTTCGTGCCGGCGATCGTGCGGGCCGCGGTCGCGACGGCGCCGATCCGCGCCATCGCCGATCGCCACGGTCGGCCGACCTGCGTCGACGACCTCGCGCCGGCGCTCGTGGCGCTGCTCGACGCGCCGGCCGGCGTCTACCACTACGCCGGCGCCGGGGTGACCACCTGGCACGGCCTGGCGTGTGCGATCGTCGAGGCGCTCGGCGCGGACGCGACCGTCGAGCCGATCGCCGCCGCGGCGTGGCCGGCGCAGGCGCCCCGACCGGTGGCGGCGGTGCTCGACACCGCGCGGGTCGAGGCGCTGAGCGTGCCCGTGCCGTCGTGGCGCCCCGGCCTGGCGCGCGCAGTGGCCGCGCTGCGGGCCCGGGCCAGCGCGGAGTAG
- a CDS encoding glycoside hydrolase family 99-like domain-containing protein produces the protein MRVLAYVYPGWHPIPERDRSFYPGFTEWDLVYDSAPRFEGHVQPRLPLWGRYDDRDPVAVERRITLCRDHGVDGWVYGFFWCRGKRVFQDALDLGFLGAPSGGAYPFALMWANRMPRRVLPVRRTDTPVIEADRLVPADVDDFVAFVRYVAERYFVRANYVRVDGRAYFSIFDATHFVKELGVDGARLAIARARAMLAGAGLPPMYLTAIEPSAEVIGAVAGIGFDAVTNYVFLPDWKGEFLQDYDARVAIRAAEWPTIAARAALPYHPAVTPGWDASPRGADFGPARPDKYPWAPVVVGEHPERFRAAVARAAAYARRTGRPADAQLVFVASLNEWSEGHYLEPDTRFGTGWIEAVRDGRA, from the coding sequence ATCCCCGAGCGCGATCGGTCGTTCTACCCCGGCTTCACCGAGTGGGACCTGGTCTACGACTCGGCGCCGCGGTTCGAGGGCCACGTCCAGCCGCGGCTGCCGCTGTGGGGGCGCTACGACGATCGCGATCCGGTCGCGGTCGAGCGGCGGATCACGCTGTGCCGCGACCACGGCGTCGACGGCTGGGTCTACGGCTTCTTCTGGTGCCGCGGCAAGCGGGTGTTCCAGGACGCGCTCGACCTGGGGTTCCTGGGCGCACCGTCGGGCGGCGCCTACCCGTTCGCGCTGATGTGGGCCAACCGGATGCCGCGGCGGGTGCTGCCGGTGCGGCGCACCGACACGCCGGTGATCGAGGCCGATCGGCTGGTGCCGGCCGACGTCGACGACTTCGTCGCGTTCGTGCGCTACGTCGCCGAGCGCTACTTCGTGCGCGCCAACTACGTGCGCGTCGACGGGCGCGCGTACTTCTCGATCTTCGACGCGACCCACTTCGTCAAGGAGCTGGGCGTCGACGGCGCGCGCCTGGCGATCGCGCGGGCCCGGGCCATGCTCGCCGGCGCCGGGCTGCCGCCGATGTACCTGACCGCGATCGAGCCCAGCGCCGAGGTCATCGGCGCGGTCGCGGGCATCGGGTTCGACGCGGTCACCAACTACGTGTTCCTGCCCGACTGGAAGGGCGAGTTCCTGCAGGACTACGACGCGCGGGTGGCGATCCGCGCCGCCGAGTGGCCGACGATCGCCGCCCGGGCCGCGCTGCCGTACCACCCGGCGGTGACGCCCGGCTGGGACGCGTCGCCGCGGGGCGCCGACTTCGGGCCGGCGCGGCCCGACAAGTACCCGTGGGCGCCGGTCGTCGTCGGCGAGCACCCCGAGCGGTTCCGCGCGGCGGTGGCGCGGGCGGCGGCGTACGCGCGACGCACCGGGCGCCCGGCCGACGCGCAGCTGGTGTTCGTGGCGTCGCTCAACGAGTGGAGCGAGGGTCACTACCTCGAGCCCGACACCCGGTTCGGCACCGGGTGGATCGAGGCGGTGCGGGACGGGCGCGCGTGA
- a CDS encoding FAD-binding oxidoreductase, whose protein sequence is MERFDVIILGGGLLGSATAMHLAQRGVTSIAVLDVDLGGRYSSSELNAGGVRATWRSEMNVALALPSIEFFESVKDEIGFDQKGYLWMYDEAHWPAALEAMAWQNQRHGLGVRALTPDQITAHCPHLDTLDGVAGATFSPRDGLLNPNLVKELYRQEARRLCGGGLRLDNYAYVAAVDLDPDKVLVRVLKFQEFSPAGDAAIKAILCDAMPPDDAAVVNYVGDVVINCTGAWARRVAPLYGHAVPVRPVRRQIAIAHAPEVDLRPYGMFVDPSGVYFHRESTHILAGWADPAEPSEYTFNYDGAEWFEERIWPALAARMSGCARMRHRSGWSGLYEYTPDLCGIIGFAPGHDRVIEAFGFTGRGAMQSWAAGRAAAELATARRFETVDCTPLRPTRFAEGQLVKESLLI, encoded by the coding sequence GTGGAGCGCTTCGACGTGATCATCCTCGGCGGAGGCCTGCTCGGGTCGGCCACCGCCATGCACCTGGCCCAGCGCGGCGTGACGTCGATCGCCGTGCTCGACGTCGATCTCGGCGGGCGCTACTCGAGCTCCGAGCTCAACGCCGGTGGCGTGCGCGCGACCTGGCGCTCGGAGATGAACGTGGCCCTGGCGCTGCCGTCGATCGAGTTCTTCGAGAGCGTCAAGGACGAGATCGGCTTCGATCAGAAGGGCTACCTGTGGATGTACGACGAGGCGCACTGGCCGGCCGCGCTCGAGGCGATGGCGTGGCAGAACCAGCGCCACGGCCTGGGCGTGCGCGCGCTGACGCCCGACCAGATCACCGCGCACTGCCCGCACCTCGACACGCTCGACGGCGTCGCCGGAGCGACGTTCTCGCCGCGCGACGGCCTGCTGAACCCGAACCTGGTCAAGGAGCTGTACCGGCAGGAGGCGCGGCGGCTGTGTGGCGGCGGGCTGCGGCTCGACAACTACGCGTACGTCGCGGCGGTCGACCTCGATCCCGACAAGGTCCTGGTGCGCGTGCTGAAGTTCCAGGAGTTCTCGCCGGCCGGCGACGCCGCGATCAAGGCGATCCTGTGTGACGCGATGCCGCCCGACGACGCGGCGGTGGTGAACTACGTCGGCGACGTCGTGATCAACTGCACCGGCGCCTGGGCCCGGCGGGTCGCGCCGCTGTACGGGCACGCGGTGCCGGTGCGGCCGGTGCGGCGCCAGATCGCGATCGCGCACGCGCCCGAGGTCGACCTGCGCCCGTACGGGATGTTCGTCGATCCCAGCGGCGTGTACTTCCATCGCGAGTCGACGCACATCCTCGCCGGGTGGGCCGATCCGGCGGAGCCGTCCGAGTACACGTTCAACTACGACGGCGCCGAGTGGTTCGAGGAGCGCATCTGGCCGGCCCTGGCCGCGCGCATGTCCGGGTGCGCGCGCATGCGCCACCGGTCCGGCTGGAGCGGGCTGTACGAGTACACGCCCGACCTGTGCGGCATCATCGGCTTCGCGCCCGGCCACGATCGCGTCATCGAGGCGTTCGGCTTCACCGGCCGCGGCGCCATGCAGTCCTGGGCCGCCGGCCGCGCCGCCGCCGAGCTCGCCACCGCGCGCCGCTTCGAGACCGTCGACTGCACGCCGCTCCGGCCCACCCGCTTCGCCGAGGGCCAGCTCGTCAAGGAGAGCCTGCTGATCTGA
- the rfbC gene encoding dTDP-4-dehydrorhamnose 3,5-epimerase: MKVEPTALAGVLVLERAVHADERGWLTELHRVEHLAALGVPPFVQENLSASRRGVVRGLHFQRAMPQGKLITVVHGAIYDVAVDLRPDEPTLGRWVALELTAAAPRSLWIPPGCAHGFQAATDEAVVLYQLTAPYAAADEGAIRWDDPTLAIPWPIAPAIVSARDRAAPAWRAR; this comes from the coding sequence GTGAAGGTCGAGCCCACCGCGCTCGCCGGCGTGCTCGTGCTCGAGCGCGCGGTCCACGCCGACGAGCGCGGCTGGTTGACCGAGCTGCACCGGGTCGAGCACCTCGCCGCGCTCGGCGTGCCGCCGTTCGTGCAGGAGAACCTGTCGGCGTCGCGGCGCGGCGTGGTGCGCGGGCTGCACTTCCAGCGCGCGATGCCTCAGGGCAAGCTGATCACCGTCGTCCACGGGGCGATCTACGACGTCGCGGTCGATCTGCGGCCCGACGAGCCGACGCTCGGCCGCTGGGTCGCGCTCGAGCTGACGGCGGCGGCGCCGCGGTCGCTGTGGATTCCGCCCGGGTGTGCCCACGGCTTCCAGGCGGCGACCGACGAGGCCGTGGTGCTGTACCAGCTCACCGCGCCGTACGCGGCCGCCGACGAGGGCGCGATCCGCTGGGACGATCCGACGCTGGCGATCCCGTGGCCGATCGCCCCGGCGATCGTGTCGGCGCGCGATCGCGCGGCGCCGGCGTGGCGCGCGCGCTGA